Proteins from a single region of Drosophila biarmipes strain raj3 chromosome 3R, RU_DBia_V1.1, whole genome shotgun sequence:
- the LOC108027085 gene encoding uncharacterized protein LOC108027085, whose product MTLKYLLIASAVLIALCGADVSEIKAAKVDLPFNDLLPPLLDESTTTTTTTTTTVRPTTTLATKPTKKPYYQKPALLAKEDKPKSIAGKPEVQQLHLDLLPPFEDEVKPAEEQPQTVVKTTPKPVVKVPQPPVVRVTSPAVPKVTAPRPQNSVQAASAPRPQYSVQPAPQVVLPTHAPALGSGFQSRFSNYFLTSTVRPRRGPLPTITPFPRFVRL is encoded by the exons ATGACTCTTAAATAC TTATTGATTGCATCTGCCGTGCTAATTGCTTTGTGTGGTGCTGATGTGTCGGAAATTAAGGCGGCCAAAGTGGATCTGCCCTTCAATGACTTACTGCCACCTTTGCTGGATGAATCGACTACCACCacgacgacaacaacaacaactgtgAGGCCCACCACAACGCTGGCCACAAAACCTACCAAGAAACCGTACTACCAGAAGCCAGCTCTACTGGCCAAGGAGGACAAACCGAAGTCTATCGCCGGCAAACCGGAAGTGCAGCAACTGCATCTGGATCTGCTGCCGCCATTCGAGGATGAGGTCAAGCCAGCGGAGGAACAGCCTCAGACCGTGGTGAAAACAACGCCAAAACCCGTGGTAAAGGTCCCGCAGCCACCAGTGGTTAGGGTCACTTCTCCGGCTGTGCCCAAGGTCACTGCTCCCCGCCCACAGAACTCGGTTCAAGCAGCTTCCGCTCCCCGCCCACAGTACTCCGTTCAGCCTGCCCCCCAAGTCGTGCTCCCCACCCATGCCCCTGCTCTGGGAAGCGGGTTCCAGTCCAGGTTCTCCAACTACTTCCTCACCAGCACCGTTCGACCCAGACGCGGTCCTTTGCCCACGATCACTCCCTTCCCGCGCTTCGTGAGGCTGTAG